In Malus sylvestris chromosome 15, drMalSylv7.2, whole genome shotgun sequence, a single genomic region encodes these proteins:
- the LOC126604113 gene encoding putative SWI/SNF-related matrix-associated actin-dependent regulator of chromatin subfamily A member 3-like 1, whose translation MEEEDPVKLFMSLDQWQDPPPDADDFAALSSQDQDSQSLSSSSDTFMLGFVIASIVGIQYYSGTISGREMVGLVREPLNPYDSNAIKVLNTETRQVGHIERSVAAVLAPLIDSNLISVEGIVPNMRSKPNRFKIPCQVHIFARFEAFPSAKSAILQSGLQLISDSDASFTLSESVVVKEKKAERGSKSVDEIFKLVEESASRKGALQALEPPNQVIKSELFVHQKEGLGWLVHRENSGDLPPFWEEKGGSFVNVLTNYHTDKRPEPLRGGIFADDMGLGKTLTLLSLIAFDKYGSSDVSVLDDNKMREDESLSVSFSKKGKRGAPSKKGTGSLKKRKTEDASAGSNVEEKCLSVDDKSLGYCSTKTTLVVCPPSVFSTWVTQLGEHTRPGRLKVYMYYGERTSNAEELKEYDIVLTTYSILATENSWTESPVKEIEWWRVILDEAHMIKNVNAQQSQAVTSLKAKRRWAVTGTPIQNSSFDLFSLMAFLRFEPFSVKSYWQSLVQRPLAHGNQKGLVRLQVLMETISLRRTKDKGLIGLPPKTLEICYVELSGEERELYDQMEGEAKSVVRSYIDADSVVRNYSTVLSIILRLRQICTDVALCPSDLKSLLPSNNIEDASKNPELLKKIVEVLQDGEDFDCPICISPPTDIVITCCAHIFCQACILKTLQRTKPCCPLCRHALSHSDLFSAPQTASDSDNTASSKTTLSSKVNALLKLLVTSREQNPLTKSVVFSQFRKMLIYLEEPLKAAGFKTLRLDGSMNAKKRAQVIKEFGMTGQDAPTILLASLKASGTGINLTAASRVYLLEPWWNPAVEEQAMDRVHRIGQKEDVKIVRIVARDSIEERILELQDKKKKLAKEAFRGKAAKDRRDVGADDLLVLMGM comes from the exons ATGGAGGAAGAAGATCCCGTAAAACTCTTCATGTCCCTCGATCAGTGGCAAGACCCTCCGCCCGACGCCGATGACTTTGCCGCTCTTTCTTCCCAGGACCAAGACTCGcagtctctctcttcttcctcggACACCTTCATGCTCGGCTTCGTCATCGCCAGCATCGTTGGAATTCAATACTATTCAGGCACCATCAGTGGCCGAGAAATGGTGGGTCTTGTCCGCGAACCCCTCAATCCCTACGACTCCAACGCCATCAAAGTCCTTAATACCGAAACGCGTCAGGTGGGTCACATCGAACGCTCCGTCGCCGCCGTCCTTGCCCCCTTGATCGACTCGAATTTGATTTCCGTCGAAGGCATTGTGCCCAATATGCGCTCTAAGCCCAACAGGTTCAAGATTCCTTGCCAAGTTCACATCTTTGCAAGGTTTGAAGCCTTTCCCTCTGCGAAATCAGCAATTTTGCAATCTGGGTTGCAGCTGATTTCCGATTCCGATGCGTCTTTCACTCTATCCGAGTCAGTGGTTGTCAAGGAGAAGAAGGCTGAGAGGGGTTCCAAGAGTGTAGATGAGATTTTCAAGCTGGTGGAGGAGAGTGCGAGCAGAAAGGGGGCCTTACAAGCATTGGAACCTCCAAATCAAGTGATCAAATCAGAGCTGTTTGTTCACCAGAAAGAAGGCTTGGGATGGTTGGTGCATAGAGAGAATTCTGGTGACTTGCCTCCCTTTTGGGAAGAGAAAGGTGGTTCTTTTGTGAATGTCTTGACCAATTACCACACTGATAAGCGACCGGAGCCTCTAAGAGGTGGGATTTTCGCTGACGATATGGGGTTGGGTAAGACTTTAACTTTGCTGTCTTTGATTGCGTTTGATAAATATGGTAGTTCAGATGTAAGCGTACTAGATGATAACAAAATGCGTGAGGATGAGTCTTTGTCTGTTTCTTTTAGTAAGAAAGGTAAGAGGGGTGCCCCAAGTAAAAAAGGCACCGGGTCACTGAAAAAACGCAAAACTGAGGATGCCAGTGCTGGCAGCAATGTGGAAGAAAAATGTTTGAGTGTAGATGATAAGTCTTTGGGGTATTGTAGTACCAAGACAACATTAGTTGTGTGCCCACCTTCTGTATTTTCGACTTGGGTAACACAACTAGGAGAGCACACTAGGCCGGGTAGACTGAAGGTGTATATGTACTACGGAGAGCGGACTAGCAATGCTGAGGAGCTTAAGGAGTATGATATAGTGTTGACTACATATAGTATTTTGGCTACTGAAAATTCTTGGACGGAATCCCCTGTTAAAGAGATTGAGTGGTGGAGGGTCATTTTGGATGAGGCACACATGATTAAGAATGTTAATGCTCAACAAAGTCAAGCTGTTACTAGTTTGAAGGCTAAGCGAAGGTGGGCGGTTACTGGAACACCCATCCAGAATAGCTcatttgatttgttttctttgatGGCATTTTTGCGGTTTGAGCCTTTTTCAGTTAAGAGCTACTGGCAAAGCTTGGTGCAGCGCCCACTTGCTCATGGCAACCAAAAAGGGCTCGTACGGCTGCAG GTTCTAATGGAAACCATTTCTTTGCGAAGAACAAAAGACAAAGGGCTGATTGGATTACCTCCTAAAACTTTAGAGATTTGTTATGTGGAACTCTCTGGTGAAGAACGTGAACTATATGATCAGATGGAAGGAGAAGCAAAGAGTGTTGTGAGGAGTTACATTGATGCTGATAGTGTAGTGCGCAACTATTCCACTGTACTTAGCATCATCTTACGACTTCGGCAGATCTGTACTGATGTGGCATTGTGCCCTTCTGATCTCAAATCACTTCTCCCTTCGAACAATATTGAAG ATGCGTCCAAGAACCCTGAGCTGCTGAAAAAGATTGTTGAGGTGCTGCAAGACGGTGAAGATTTTGATTGTCCTATTTGCATTTCTCCGCCAACGGATATTGTTATTACTTGCTGTGCTCACATTTTTTGCCAAGCTTGTATTCTGAAAACCCTTCAGCGCACAAAACCCTGCTGTCCCCTTTGCCGCCATGCTTTATCACATTCTGATCTGTTCTCAGCCCCTCAAACAGCTTCTGACAGTGACAACACAGCATCCTCGAAAACAACCTTGTCGTCAAAAGTAAATGCTCTCTTAAAACTTCTTGTTACATCGAGGGAGCAAAACCCACTTACAAAATCAGTAGTGTTTTCCCAGTTCCGAAAGATGCTGATATATCTTGAAGAGCCACTCAAAGCAGCTGGTTTTAAGACTTTGAGGTTAGATGGGTCCATGAATGCAAAGAAAAGGGCACAAGTAATCAAAGAATTTGGGATGACGGGACAAGATGCGCCCACGATTTTGCTTGCAAGTCTCAAGGCTTCAGGAACAGGTATAAACCTTACAGCTGCAAGTAGAGTGTATTTGTTGGAGCCATGGTGGAACCCAGCAGTTGAGGAACAGGCAATGGATCGCGTTCACCGGATTGGGCAGAAAGAAGAtgtgaagattgtgaggattgtTGCTCGAGACAGCATTGAAGAGAGGATACTAGAGTTGCAagacaaaaagaagaaacttGCTAAGGAAGCTTTCCGGGGGAAGGCTGCAAAGGATCGGAGGGATGTAGGGGCCGATGATCTTCTTGTCCTCATGGGCATGTGA
- the LOC126601136 gene encoding histone H4-like — MTGRGKGGKGLGKGGAKRHRKVLRDNIQGITKPAIRRLARRGGVKRISGLIYEETRGVLKIFLENVIRDAVTYTEHARRKTVTAMDVVYALKRQGRTLYGFGG; from the coding sequence ATGACAGGCCGAGGGAAGGGAGGCAAGGGCTTGGGCAAGGGAGGGGCGAAACGACATCGGAAGGTTCTGAGGGACAACATCCAGGGTATCACCAAGCCTGCGATTCGGCGTCTCGCTCGTAGAGGTGGCGTGAAGCGTATCAGCGGTCTGATCTACGAGGAGACCAGAGGAGTGCTCAAGATCTTTCTGGAGAACGTGATTCGTGATGCCGTGACTTACACCGAGCACGCCAGGAGGAAGACCGTGACCGCCATGGATGTGGTGTATGCTCTGAAGAGGCAAGGAAGGACCCTCTACGGTTTCGGGGGTTAA